Genomic segment of Malania oleifera isolate guangnan ecotype guangnan chromosome 7, ASM2987363v1, whole genome shotgun sequence:
CAATAGGCATTCCTAAGAGATGAATTCCAAGTACTCAATATTCGTACTCATCAATATCATTGTCCATATTAATAATCCATAAGTCAACACCTAAGACAAAACTAGCCACAAAAGGGTCTGATGTAGCATGAGAGAAACAATAAAGATTCAAATATAACAACAATATTAACAAAAGGGCTGGGATATTGCATGAGAGCTCAAGGAACTAAGTCCAGAAAAGCTACATACCTTTTCCAGCAATGTTAGTGCAAATTTTTGCAAAATGGATTTGTCAAGCACATGGCCTCCAACTCGATGAATTTCATCGCATGCTTGAAATAGAAATGAGGTGACATAAAGAGATGGCATGGATGGGAGTAAAATTTTCATCTCGGAGTGGCTCTCGCTAGATTGCTCTTGCTTGACTATCGTCTCTTCCCAACCCTGCCCAATATTTTAGAGATGTAAAATAAATGTCTTTACCATATAATATGATGACAAAGTATGAACATAATCATTTCAGGAAAAAACAAACAATGCtgtttgtgtacaaaataaagGAACAAAATGAAAACATTTTATTGGCATCTGCCCCATAAATATATTTTGCATAAGATGTCTACTCATAATAGcacaaggggaaaaaaaaaaaaaactttcaagGAAATGCTACCATTTCAGTTATGCCGTTAtacaatcaagcacaagagaaaTAAGGGGGAGGGATAAGGCCTGCTTCACAATTAAAAAAATGAAGCATGCACCTTCAACCCACCTAAatctttttccttaattttgCCCACAAAAAACTCGTAAGGCATACTAAGCATCCAGTAAAagtcaattaaataaataaataaataaattagccGTCAAAATTCactttcaaaaaatcaaaaaaattaagtTGTCCAATGCACATCAACCCGAGTTTTCtatagtttttttctttttgattttttggcAAAACAACATGTCAGATGGTAACTTGTCCATTCACTGTCCATCAATTTTATCTCTTAACCCACATGGCACTAGTTTTTTATTTGCCCTGTCTTAATCTCTATTTTAAggttttcttttaattattttctcCACTTCTCTTTTTCCACCTGTAGCCAAACCCTAAGTTAAGGTCAAGGGTCCATTTGAATCAAGAATTTTGTTTGGAGATTCGGGAAAAGGAAGGAAAGGAAAacaagaaggaaattcattttttcaCTGTGTTTTCTCTCTacatcaaatactattaaaaatgaaaatttgttttaaatattgaGATAGATCAAATGTTAATAAcgtataaaatcaaatttttgttcattgatttggcacttttttctttttttgtctttcacttccttgataaccaaacatgaaaaaatggATTCCTTCGTATTTTCCTTTTCATTATCCAATATTTCCAAGTTCCAAAAGAGGCCTAAGGGTTTGTCAATTTTTATAACTGATTAGTGGTAGAGtttattttatcaattttttttctgCATCAGAAGCTAAATTATAAAAAGGCTACATCTAAGTTCCATCACTCTAACAGTCTAACTGATTAAAAACACTCAATCATCTTACAACAGAAGCAACAAATCTACTACTTTATGTGAAGTTCTCTAACTTCTATCACAACTGGATGATAATCTACGAGGTCATGCAACCATCTCCCGAGAGTCTATAAGAACCTTTTTGAATTAATTCAATTTTGATAAATCTTAAAAGTAAAACAGAGGCATGGTAAAAATAAAGGCATGAgtgcataaaatatatgagaatAAATACAGGAAGAAAAAACCACAAAAACATAATCAAAAAAGTGAAAACAAAAGCCACTTACTCTCAAGGGAGCTGTTGCTGATAATGCTTCGTCTTTTTTGAGATCCTGCAAGAGAATAGCTGAAAGTTTATCAGATACCCATGAGATCCACAAGCTGTGAGCTCTAATGGAAAGATCCCTGGTAATATTACTAAGTTCTTCAAGTTTTGGGCTTGCAGTGTCAATTGCTCCAAGCAACGCAGCAGTAGCCAACGAAGTATGCCTTCTGGAAGGAGTTAGCATCTGCCGTCCAGGACTATCAGACATAGGAGAATCCATGGTGACACCAGAATGTCTCAACAGGAATGGTAACCTGTCAAAAACTGCAGCAACAGTTTCATTGACCCAGAACCTCGGTGAACCAAGGACCACTGGAACATTTTTTGAGTGGTTTTGGAGTGCAAACAAGAACCGCCCAATGAAAAGAGATCTTTCAACAATTATAGTTGGAGGCACATGCTCACCCTCTTTGTTGCCATTGTCCATAGCAACATATAGCTGCTCAAGCTCATACTTAAGCTCCATAAGTATGGTTGATATGCTATCATAACACTTATTTTGTAGAAACAGTGCTAGATCCTTCAACCTTAAAGAAGCCTTTGGAGATTCTAAGAAACATAACAGTTCCTCAAGCACTCTGTGACAGCAGCTATCTACTGCATCCCTAATTCGACTAACTTCAGGACCAAGATATGCATTCAAACGACCAAGGAAATCATTCTCCTCAGGTTGAACTTTAAAACCAGAGACTAGACCCGTCCTTTTAACATTTGGCTCCATAAACCAAATCCCACCACCAGTAGAAGGCCTGTTCAAGTAGACCTGGAAATCAATCTTGTCTCCAGGAGTAATTGCAATTGCTCGAACTGAATCAATCACATTCGCAACTCTTGGTAACTCCTCAAATTTCAATTCAATAATTGCTTTCATCCTCTGAACAAAAGCATCTTCAAATATTTCATCCCATAGATCTGAATCATTACTCAAAACAAGTTCTCGAATCCTGCTCCAAGGCAACTCTATTTCAGAACCAAAAACGCTCCTGAGCCAATCCAAACTCCCTTCCAAGACTTCCTTGCTATCCATCATCTCCCGTATCAATTTCTCAGCCGAAGCAAGCTCTTCACCGCTGCCAATAGCATCAATCAAATACCTCCCATTTATCCGAGCAATTATCTCTCGGCCACAATTCCGCAACCAATTCAAACAAGTGTTGGAAATGAACTCCCGGTCAAGCACCACTGTCACCGACTCTAGCTTATCCCTAAATAATATCCACAGCCTCACCTCCTGGTCAGGGTTTGGGATCCCACCAAACAATTGAGAAGCAGGAGGAGAACCCAATATCACTTTATAATACAAGGGCATGTCATTCAACACTTGCAAAAACAACTCCCCCACTTGGCCTATACTAACCTGAATAATGCTCAATACATCGCAAAAAACACAAACAACGACAGAATAAGTGGCATTTGCGGAACAAGCACCTAATTTTTGGGATATCCACGATCTCCTCGAATCAAGGAGCAAACCCAAAACCTGCTTTGGGTCAAGGTCATCAATGACAGCAGCTGCAGCCAGAGCGTCCGCATAGGCACCGATGCCAAGCCCCTGCTCCAACAATCTTTCGCGACTCCTCTGGGCAATCTGAGTCTTGAAGCTCTCCACAATCTGCCACTGATGCTGGAGCAATGGAAAATTGGACAAGATGTTGCTGTTATCGGTGTCGGCATTTTTTAGGAGGCTGTGGTGGACCAGCTTTGCACGGATGTACCGGGCGGCGGCCTCCAGAAACATCGACTCATCCAGACAACCCCAGATATTCTCTGGCGTGTCGACGAGGTACTTTACTCGGCAGGCAATGCCGTATGTTCTGGCTCTGGTGAGATCAGGAGTCTTCAATTTGGGCGTGATTTCGAAGGCGGACGCGTTATTGTCTCCGCCGGAGAGCGAACGGATACCGTCGCGGATGGCAGAGATGTTGGCGGAGATCGACTCGGAGGAGGACTTCATGAGGACGATGGAGTCGGCGGACTCGATGAGATCGCGGTAGCGATTGCCGACCAGCTGCCTGAGCTCCTCCTTCTTGTCCTGGATCTGCTTACTGGTGGCGACCTCCACATTGCGAATTTCAGATATGGGCTTCGATCTGAAGAGGGATTCGGCATCTCTGTAACCTCCTCCACCGGCAGCAACGGCGCCGGCCGCACGATCTTCGGTCAGCAGTACTCTCATCGCCGGGTTGGAAGCGGCTCCAAATCTGGGCGGGTTTGGAGGGAAAGGAGAGCGCAGGGAGTAAGTGTTGGGTTTTCGAAGAAGGCAACCGTTACCCGACTCTGACACCCCACCCGGCACCCGGTGATCAACTCCCTTCTAATCCTATCCACCCTCTTCTGCAATAAGCAAGAGGCTACTCAGCCTCCACATTTTCTTCGTTTTGCAATCTGCAGTAATAGAACTGTGTCCTAGTCACgatttcttaggaggcttttgatTATCcttcttaatttaaaaaaaaaaaaaacataaattccCTTTAATTGGACTCAGAAAAAATAAAGAAGTATCTTATATGCTACTACAACaacaacacaacaacaacaacaaaaccaaatttTAGTTTTACTAAGTGAGGTCGGtgatatgaatctttttccgtcAATTTGTGCGATCAtaaatcatttcttttgatagattaaaagatattaaatctttactatcttctctcaagttattttaggtttacctctaccccttctattgtctctcatagtaactaagtcactcttccttacaggtatactatgtggcctacgttgcaagtgtccataccatctgagtcgtctctcccttatcttattttctataggagttacacctaatttaccacaaatatgttcattccttaatttatctttcaatgttatatcactcatccatctaagcattatCATCTcgataacttttactttttggatattatgtttctttgttgcccaacattctgatccatatagcatagcttgtaacgtccctcaatttcttaacataaaatatcacataataaataaaatggtcaacccgaacccgtgggtagcggggacacctgtcaaacacagcgaaaaacctagcaacagtaaacataaaatctcaaacatccaatcataaaacataataccaaagcattctatacatcctcacatacattaaaatatctctagggtcaaacacaaaataactctgaccctattacaaaatcttacccttctcatagggtaatctcactagctcaacggcggccctaacccatcggtctctcagg
This window contains:
- the LOC131160007 gene encoding conserved oligomeric Golgi complex subunit 1, which gives rise to MRVLLTEDRAAGAVAAGGGGYRDAESLFRSKPISEIRNVEVATSKQIQDKKEELRQLVGNRYRDLIESADSIVLMKSSSESISANISAIRDGIRSLSGGDNNASAFEITPKLKTPDLTRARTYGIACRVKYLVDTPENIWGCLDESMFLEAAARYIRAKLVHHSLLKNADTDNSNILSNFPLLQHQWQIVESFKTQIAQRSRERLLEQGLGIGAYADALAAAAVIDDLDPKQVLGLLLDSRRSWISQKLGACSANATYSVVVCVFCDVLSIIQVSIGQVGELFLQVLNDMPLYYKVILGSPPASQLFGGIPNPDQEVRLWILFRDKLESVTVVLDREFISNTCLNWLRNCGREIIARINGRYLIDAIGSGEELASAEKLIREMMDSKEVLEGSLDWLRSVFGSEIELPWSRIRELVLSNDSDLWDEIFEDAFVQRMKAIIELKFEELPRVANVIDSVRAIAITPGDKIDFQVYLNRPSTGGGIWFMEPNVKRTGLVSGFKVQPEENDFLGRLNAYLGPEVSRIRDAVDSCCHRVLEELLCFLESPKASLRLKDLALFLQNKCYDSISTILMELKYELEQLYVAMDNGNKEGEHVPPTIIVERSLFIGRFLFALQNHSKNVPVVLGSPRFWVNETVAAVFDRLPFLLRHSGVTMDSPMSDSPGRQMLTPSRRHTSLATAALLGAIDTASPKLEELSNITRDLSIRAHSLWISWVSDKLSAILLQDLKKDEALSATAPLRGWEETIVKQEQSSESHSEMKILLPSMPSLYVTSFLFQACDEIHRVGGHVLDKSILQKFALTLLEKVVGAYGDFISSNQAYESQVSEKGVLQVLLDVKFAADVLSGGDLNTNEDLPKSQKARLPLRRKQDQNQTKSIIREHVNTLVNRLSQRLDPIDWLTYEPYLWENERQSYLRHAVLFGFFVQLNRMYMDSVQKLPTNSESNIMRCSVVPRFKYLPISAPALSSRGTTKTSIPTSLDDVSRSSWKAYSNGELSQNIDFDDNMSLGVAAPFFKSFMQVGSRFGESTLKLGSILTDGQVGRFKDKSAAAMSTFGDILPVQAAGLFSSLTANRSDT